The genome window GGCCGAAACCCCAAAACCTTCATCGTCTTCATATAAATACCCCAAAATTCGAGCCACTGAAACCCTAGGCCAAAAATGACGACCAGTTTGAAGAAGAATCGGAAGAAGAGAGGTCACGTCAGCGCCGGCCACGGCCGAATCGGGAAGCACAGGAAGCATCCCGGTGGTCGTGGAAATGCCGGAGGCATGCACCACCACCGGATCTTGTTCGACAAGTACCACCCGGGGTATTTTGGTAAAGTCGGCATGCGCTACTTCCACAAGCTCCGCAACAAGTTCTACTGCCCCATCGTCAACGTCGACAAGCTCTGGTCTTTGGTGCCGCAGGAGGCGAAGCACAAGGCGGCGGCGAACAAAGGAAATGACGTGCCGTTGATCGACGTGACGCAGTTTGGGTACTTTAAGGTGTTGGGGAAGGGGGCGTTGCCTCAGAACCAGCCTGTTGTGGTGAAGGCCAAGCTCATTTCTAAGACCGCTGAGAAGAAGATTAAGGAAGCTGGTGGCGCTGTTGTTCTCACCGCCTaggattttagggtttagattTGGGGGGTTTTTCGCTTATTTTCGGAGAATTGGGGTTTTGGTAGATTTTTTCTTCGCCTTTTTTTAATACGAACATCATGTTATTTTGGGTCATTGAGCTTCTTGAATGCTAAAGGTTGAAACTTTTGTTGCAATGCGTTGCTTTATTGTCAACATTAATATGAGAATTTGATTGCTTTCAAAACTTAATTGAAAAGTTTTTGGTTGTGCATTTTTGATTCATGGATAACCTACAAAGCATTTTTGCATGGTGTTTTTAAGGCCACAGTGAGCATT of Prunus dulcis chromosome 4, ALMONDv2, whole genome shotgun sequence contains these proteins:
- the LOC117624373 gene encoding 60S ribosomal protein L27a-2-like, whose amino-acid sequence is MTTSLKKNRKKRGHVSAGHGRIGKHRKHPGGRGNAGGMHHHRILFDKYHPGYFGKVGMRYFHKLRNKFYCPIVNVDKLWSLVPQEAKHKAAANKGNDVPLIDVTQFGYFKVLGKGALPQNQPVVVKAKLISKTAEKKIKEAGGAVVLTA